CAAGGCTCATGGAAGAAATTCTGTGGTATTTTATGTTCACATATTACTATGCTGccagttaatttttatttaaaggatcTGTTGACCCACAGCATCAACAAGTTATTTCAAGCCCGTCCTTATAATACAGCCTTTTGACAATCACAGGGAAACATTTGATACTGCATTagcctgtaatttttttttaaattagtaattTAAATTATACTAATGCAGAAATAACTACTGCTCAGTAGTAAGGGAAGCACTGCAGTTCTTAAGTCATTCACTGAACCTTGCAGAATACTTTAATAGTAGGAGAGAACCTTAAAACAAATCCATACTACGGTTGTGAATGCATAGCTTGCTCTATCACATGTGCTCCTCCTCTATGAAACTGCCTTTATTATCAGCTCAAGAACTCCTCAGTCACGCTTCTCACATCTAAATAttgcaacaaaacattttaagaattatttaagTTTTATGAACGAATTCCTCTTTTACCTTCTGACAcgcttttctttcaaagtttttagaaagaattctttttctgaacTGCAATCACCAAACACCTTTTTCCTTATCACTGATCTTCATGccacaaaactgaagaaatattacAAGTAATACAATTTTTATACATCTTCCTAATTAAAAAGGATCCATTCTTCCTATTATACTCGCAAACCAAGATAGACTATGCAACAGACAATAACTCAACTACCATCTATCTTAAAAAATAGAGCCAGCATGCACGCCTTTGAGCACAACAGAATACAAGCGGTCTGTCTAACATTCTTCATGGCTTCTCTAGAAGAGATGATGGAACTGAAAACTTACCTGGCAATTAGTCTTTAATAGCTCAAATCTCATTCCTTTCTGTTTGAAAGATTGAGGAGTATGTATACATGTAATGAGTAATAAATTTAAGCTAGATTTCTGAAGTTGTTTCTGAAAACTAAAGACTGTCCCTGTACAGGTTTCATAtgacccaggaaaaaaaaaaaatcatataaaagGTGTGTATGTTTTCTAGtactaaaatacaaatttttatttgacccctttcctcttctgcttgcaGGAATGTAATTGTCAGTGgctcaggtttttattttgtttatttgctatAGTTTAGGTTCTCTGCTTTTTACATTTAGTATACCTAGATGACTAAACTGAAGGGAGGTTAATCATCTTAGCATCAGCACAGCTCTTCACATTAACATGCATCTTTGGCAGAGATGATTTATGTTAGATAGTTCTCACACTCTTCGTAGGACAGATCACATTTGGAAAGAGAGAACCAACAGATGAGACacatgtacattttaaattacttccaCTTTTTCTTTAACTAGTTATGCAGCATTTGAACTcaacttctttattttcatttcacttactGTAGCTTCTATTATTTTGGAGCACCAAATATAAAAGTcacacaattttttaaaatctatagtAATGGAGCAAAGCAGGACCAAAGAGGTCCCACAGTCTGTGCATCTGCAAATTCTGTTAAGCATTTAAAGAATATTATAAGTCTTCATAGCTATCATTAAGAGAATTTCATTCATGAAATGCATACTTGGGGTTCTCTGATATGTGGTTTACAAATGTGGCTTTAGTACTCCAACAAGTTTGGGTCTATACCGAGGAAGAATAAAAGCACTAACCTGGAAACTTTCTCACCAAAATTAGCTGTGGGTTGTGACCTGAGGATTCAGCCTTCAGGTCATTAGGCCTCCTCATTGTCATTTAGGGCACAAGACtcaacagcttttgaaaaaaggTAAATTGGCATAAGGCACTAGTGGTATATGAGTGTTAAAGTattagaaagaaacaggaagctTTAGGAAACGCCTGTCTCttgcttcagcttttattttatttttgtagctaATACATACACCTAGTTTTATGTACCTAAGGTATATGTTCTTTCTATATTAACAAAGTGTTTTCCTACACAACTTAGCATGCACACTTTTTAACACACATAGCTTAGTTGAATCAAGCCTTTTTCTCAAACAGACCAAACACTCTACAATGAAGATCACTTGTATGGTAAATTAGAAATTCAAACAGTAAATATCACTgatcaacagaaaacaattaattttagagatcaagaaaaaaaaaaccctacataaCCACAGCACTGCATATTTCCCATCTTCTACTGGTTTTATACTCTGTAAGACTTACAGAGCTTACACCTATAGAGGACTGTAAGCTCAGCAAATCCTCAGGTCAGGcactgcagggaaaaagaaaagtctctttCTTGACCATTCCTTTTAAATCATTTATACACTTTATGCATACACGAACAGCATTATTCCCATATACTGtttgttaaagaaatattttccacctCGAAGTGACTAAACCGTATTATTATAAAGCCAGGAGAGATCTTTCCTTGCCCTTCCAGGAATTTAACTGGTATCCCTCTTAAATTAGCTCCTGGACAGATGGACCAGGGATTCATCaccaaagaatgaaaattatgaAGAGACACAGACAAATCACACATTGGATTACAATACACAGTTAAAGCCTTTTACATGTTCCCTGTTCTGCTGAAAAGACAGATGGTGCTCCTTCAGCAAAAGCAGGAgctgagaacaagaagaaaattcattagAGAGAGCGAGGCTTTGTATCGCTGCTTGCACATAATCCAAACCCATGTAATCTAAGGTTGCAACATTGCAATTGCTGGCTCATAGCTTAACTCTATGTTTGTTAATAGTTAAATGTATGTAACATTACGATACTACATATAAAGCCCATCATACATGAACATCTCCATGAACTAGGGCTTTGGGTTACGTAGTACTTCCAGGCTGGAGCCACCATTCTGTTCATTAAACACCTTTTGCAGTGGGCACTCTACTCTGCGCTGGGCGCTTGCATACTGCAGTATAAATGTAAAACAGATGAATAATGccaaacattttcacaaaaaaacccaatctcctaaactaatttattttccttctttgatgAGATTACTAAATTGGCTTAGAAAGGCATCTGCACAGATTTCAGACGTGCTAGATTTTGTAAGCAGCTTGACATGGTACTGAGATTCTCCCCCCCCCGAGTGGATACTATTGCTATCAAACATCAAGAAAGCACACCGAATAGACTAAAAGCTGGCTAGCTAACAAATCTCATAAAGTAACTGgctaaagaaaaactttttcttcccccattgGTGGtcagaaagcaaatacaattCCAAGACTCGAAAATGGCAAGTGAGAAAACTATGAAGAAAAACCTGCACTGGTTGCAAGCCTGGGCATaatattaaaattagttttaactCTCCCAGGCATAAGGTCCTCCCAGATAGAAGCAAAGAGCAATGGGCATGCCCTTAGACTGGAGATACCCCAGGACACAGTGAACCTGAGAAGTACTCCAGGACCACAGTGAAGTAACTTCACAAGCTCCCAGTGCAATGCTACACAACTCAATCTCGGATACCTAATCAACTGAGCAGAAAAAACAGGGACATAGTGGTGAGTATGATTCCAGGTTCACTAATATCAAGAGGCGTTTGGAACTCCATCTCCTGTGTGGGACTAAGCTGGGGTTAGAACAGACATCACAGGACTATTTTTGCCTTGTGGTTAGACTTTTGAGAAGTTCGTCTTGAATTGCCTAGCCCATGAGATTGTATAAAGGGAAAAAGCTTGACAAAACCAGCgattgcaaattaattttagagAAATTTAAATAAGAGATACCCACTTTTTTTAGCAGGGAGGTTGATTGATCAAAACCTACACTACAAATGGCTAATTCACTTTCTCTTCAGTTCTCCAGGTCAAGAACAAAaagtcttttagaaaaaaatgctttaaatgaaaagttaatAGAATCCATACACAAATAACTAAAATAACAACATAACCTGGATTATACTGGAGGGCATATTAAATAAGTGATGTGTCACTGAGTATCATGTGTCTGCagacacagaaaatgtaaaaaccTGAACAATCTTCTTTACAATACTGATATAAAGACaggaattttaaatacttcatgCCTTAAAATTTTGCATGCACTTCTATGCCAAACAATGGTGGCAATGTATTCTAAAGTTATTAAATTGGCAAGgtaaattaatgcatttttttcaagtacataCTTCAAAATAGTATCATTAATAAACTCAGAAAGCCACTGGGGAGGGGTATTTAATGCAACAACCTAGAAGAGCAAACATTTTGGTAGTGCTTCTAGAGGGTAGTTTCAGTGGTGCATCTGGATTCGGGACAGTAAATGGCCATGTTCTCAAAAGGTGTTCAGGCACACAGCTCATTAAAATCAGTAAGAATCAAGTCCAGCTAGGCTGAGGTTTGCAGCAGTAAGGAGGTAACGATCTCCATTTTTGCTCCAAGAatgcaaaacacacaaaaagtatgcaaaatgggcctgctgctgttttttcagaTATATTCTGTGGAGGATGGTATATGCTCTGTATGTATAATAAGCTGATCACTAAGGATTGTTGccaagaaacaaacagcaaccTGACAGATGGAATATGATTAACAACCCAAAAAGTCTTGTCTTACTTAGTAGTCTAGACACCTTTTAGGaagaaagtattattttaaaagcagcccTGCTTAAGATTGacaagaaaagataaaatacctGCTGAGATGAATGGAGTTCATCCAACAAGAAGAAGAGCTCAGATCTACAAAGAAGTTACCATAGCTCAGGTGATGCGCATTAAGTTGTCAGATGGTAGCAACTTTATCATCTGTTTGGGCCCCAAACCAGATACAGTATCTCgaaagggttgggttttttttaaaaaaatgaaatatgtgcAGGTAATATAGCACCTACACATCACGGTGACTGACTTCGGGGCACAAAATTAGGTAACATGCATCTTATGAAATTCTACtcttgatgttaaaaaaaaaaaaaattcactgaaatCATGGAATTTTTCCTAAACCATAATTAGACATGTTTGTATAACAGATATTCtactttttacaaatatttataaaaaaccccaaataaatgGATGTGACAATTATGCACATTATTTATgaaccaaaacaaatacaacttcatagtgaaaataaaattatgtcaTTAATATGCTGTAGCTAGTTAATACAATAGAACTGTTTATCATAAACCTTAGGTTATTCTTCCTTACACACATTTAAGAAATGATTTTACCTAAATTTCAAGGAAGAGAAGAGTAGAAGATAGATATCATGCTGGGAGTGTGAACAAGTCATCAGAAGCATTTAAATAcgagaaacaaaaaatacctcACTGACTTTTACCCTGGGGCCTACACAAACCCACaccattttctgcaaaaatcagTTTGTTACACTTAGGTAAAACAAGAGTCATTCTACGTGCTTCTGTAAGGGAAAAGATGACACAAGAGGAAAGTATAGCAGCACTATCCTCAGGCTGGTAACTACTGTATTAATCAATCATCAAACGCACTAACACCAAGATACTGTGAACGATGAGGAATTAACTAATATAAAATTACAGACATTCTTAAATCAGCACTACAGCTGAGGTTGCTGTTTACCAGTTTAATTCCCTTATTCAAACCGCAAAACTCCCACTTCAGATTTGACTTCCAACCCCACACGCAGTATTCCCACCTCTTGACACGTGGTACGTACTTCATGGCTATCCAAGAATCAGAACATTGTACATCGGTCAGTCAGAAATCACTCATCTGTCTGTCATACTGCCTGTGCAAGACAGCAAACACAGACTTCATATACCATCTGGAtgctaaatttttttccttaaacatgTAGAATATCACTCATTTCTACCTTTTAATGCACATCATCCACTATCTGCAGGTTTAGTGTTTACAGAGAACCTTATGCACCCCTGCTAACCTAGCCAGAAGTCTGACCAGTCTGGTTTATAATGCAGTACATGTTACAGGTACATTAATTGTGAACAACCTGAAATAAGTAGGACAATCTCCTCAAAACATGAAAGAAGATACTAACCTTGTAATGCTTTCACAAGTTAATACAAGGATAATGAATGCTTTCTAAAATTTGTAGCTTAAAACCCTTAAAACTGAGAGGTATTTtccagaaagacttttttaagGTACAACAGGCTACACTTGTTTGTAAATATTGTGTGTTGTAAGGCAGATCCTCAGAAATAAGCTAGGCATTTTAATTAAAGGTACCCGATGGACTTAAAACTCACTTTACAACAGCTTTTATCTCCAGATAGTATTCTGCCTTAAAGCAGAAGCAATCTTGTTTTGACTGCTGTTTTAATCTATAAATGGTGCCTCTAAGAAACACCATTTTGCAGAATAGCTGCTTGAGGAGTAACGTCAGACGCCCCATCCTTTCTGACATTTATGCTTACACCATGCAACTGTAAGGTAACAACACAcctaagaaatattttgcactgGGAGCAATATCAACAGGATGGGgtcctttctgtttctgaaattctgctggatcatttttttgtatttttaagtcCCCCAAATCCCTGCCACTTTGCAGCTCTTCCATGCTACTTCTGACTGTGCAGGTTAAACAATTTCTAAAATCTATTAAATTGACAACgtgtaaaatatttcagctgggTTATCTCTCTTTTGCAGCACCACTAAAGAGTGACCTAAGTGGTAGTCTTAAGAATTTATGTATGTAACAATATTGGTATTAGACTCCAAAAGCCAATTCTTATACTGAAGCTGACTTACTCTAACACCAAGATGATAAGAGCGCTgaaaaaattttgtttctctaaaCAAGTTAAACCATCACAACGTGAATTGTTAGAAACCAAAACTTCctaaaaattaactgaaacaCAGTTAGAAGGTTTCATCTGCTTGTCTGATCCTTGGGGACTTCATATGATCTTCTGTCATGTGGTTTCTTCAgactcctttttctcctcagattGCTTTAAACAGtctcccacctcctgcccatttataaactttgcttttcaaatacGTTACATCCCTGGTTTATTATTTTGCCCcctgttttttttcaggagagaaggaattgggatcaaaacagaaaagccaaagagagctatctttttgtttgttttttggaagGAGGCTTGAAAAGTATTTCACCATAATGaagtttcatttcagttttttacAATCTTGCTTTTTGCAACAGAGGTTGGCCGTTGCTATGCAGAAGAAGTTTAtctacatttatttcaaaatgttcccttttgtgctttttttcttgttaggTCTACGGAGCTTCCTGCAACAACAGTGGTTACAGAAATGGATGCTTTCACAGCTTCTCAGACAAACGCTTCCACCTGCGACTTATATGAGCACAAAGATACAGCACGGATACTACTGTCTGTCTTCTACAGCTCCATCTTAATTCTCGGAGTGCTTGGAAATGCCATTGCCCTcacagtcatttttaaaaacagaaagaagatcAACTCCACAACCCTCTATTCAACAAATCTCGTCTTCTCTGATCTCCTCTTCTGTGTTGCGTTGCCTACACGGATAGCCTACTATGCCCTGGGATTTCACTGGCCATTTGGAGAAGCATTATGTCGAATAACTGCTCTCTTGTTCTATATCAACACCTATGCAGGTGTAAACTTCATGACATGTTTAAGCATTGAcaggttttttgctgttgtccACCCCTTCCGATACAAGATCAGAAGGATTAAGTATGCCAAGGGTATTTGTGTCTTTATCTGGTTTCTTGTATTTAGTCAAACTTTCCCATTACTTATACAGCCCAtgtcacaggaagaaaaagaaaggactaCGTGTATGGAATATccaaactttgaaaaaatagcACATCTACCATTTATACTTCTTGCTGCCTGTTTAGTAGGGTACCTTATTCCCCTGGGGATTATACTATTTTGTTACTCTCAAATTAGCTGCAAACTTTTTCAAACGGCCAAGGAAAATCCACTGACTGAAAAATCTGGgataaacaaaaaagccatCAATACAATCATATTTGTAATTATAGTGTTCATCATCTGCTTTACCCCTTA
This sequence is a window from Balearica regulorum gibbericeps isolate bBalReg1 chromosome 1, bBalReg1.pri, whole genome shotgun sequence. Protein-coding genes within it:
- the LOC104638554 gene encoding G-protein coupled receptor 183 isoform X1 — its product is MPLTAQRIQVATDMSTELPATTVVTEMDAFTASQTNASTCDLYEHKDTARILLSVFYSSILILGVLGNAIALTVIFKNRKKINSTTLYSTNLVFSDLLFCVALPTRIAYYALGFHWPFGEALCRITALLFYINTYAGVNFMTCLSIDRFFAVVHPFRYKIRRIKYAKGICVFIWFLVFSQTFPLLIQPMSQEEKERTTCMEYPNFEKIAHLPFILLAACLVGYLIPLGIILFCYSQISCKLFQTAKENPLTEKSGINKKAINTIIFVIIVFIICFTPYHVAIIQHMIKKLQNEPSCTEKKIFQKSLHYTVFLMNFNCCLDPFIYFFACKGYKRTVMKILRRQVSVSISSAVRSHHEESSREVGETQMMVLAKSSNGKLPEK
- the LOC104638554 gene encoding G-protein coupled receptor 183 isoform X2, producing MDAFTASQTNASTCDLYEHKDTARILLSVFYSSILILGVLGNAIALTVIFKNRKKINSTTLYSTNLVFSDLLFCVALPTRIAYYALGFHWPFGEALCRITALLFYINTYAGVNFMTCLSIDRFFAVVHPFRYKIRRIKYAKGICVFIWFLVFSQTFPLLIQPMSQEEKERTTCMEYPNFEKIAHLPFILLAACLVGYLIPLGIILFCYSQISCKLFQTAKENPLTEKSGINKKAINTIIFVIIVFIICFTPYHVAIIQHMIKKLQNEPSCTEKKIFQKSLHYTVFLMNFNCCLDPFIYFFACKGYKRTVMKILRRQVSVSISSAVRSHHEESSREVGETQMMVLAKSSNGKLPEK